Proteins encoded by one window of Martelella endophytica:
- the rsxC gene encoding electron transport complex subunit RsxC, giving the protein MKIFRISGGIHPKGNKELSAEKAIEPVPMPSVLRIPLQQHIGAPAVPIVAKGDVVKKGQLLAIARGAVSAPVHAPTSGRIVAIGRFVAPHASGLPGATITMRPDRRDEWGERLPALDPATAEPSALAERVGSCGIVGMGGATFPSAVKLNLRSRHALHTLVINAAECEPYLTCDDRLMRERTDDVFDGIRIMAKALGVAKVLIAIEGNKPEALAALTGAARATGDKSVAVVKVPTRYPMGSEKHLVQTLTGLETPARALTADIGIVVHNVATAYAVYKAVRLGEPLISRIVTVSGKAMVRTGNFEVLIGTPIHHLISHCGGHVEEPARLLLGGPMMGQPISSTRASIVKGSNGVLALAESEVPSGKTMPCIRCTACVVACPCGLAPFDMAQRIRNDELDGAVKIGLLDCLSCGSCAWVCPSHVPLVQYFNYAKGKLTAEQRAKHKQEETKRLSQFRDMRMDKLKKAKQEAMAKMMAEREAKKKAELAEAADEAKVTE; this is encoded by the coding sequence ATGAAGATTTTCCGCATATCAGGGGGCATCCACCCCAAGGGCAACAAGGAGCTGAGCGCCGAAAAGGCGATCGAACCCGTGCCGATGCCAAGCGTGCTGCGCATTCCCTTGCAGCAGCATATCGGTGCACCCGCCGTACCGATCGTGGCAAAGGGGGATGTGGTGAAGAAGGGCCAGCTTCTGGCCATCGCCCGTGGCGCTGTTTCCGCCCCCGTCCATGCGCCCACCTCGGGCCGCATTGTCGCGATCGGCCGGTTTGTCGCCCCGCATGCCTCCGGGCTGCCGGGCGCGACCATCACCATGCGGCCGGATAGGCGCGATGAATGGGGAGAGCGCCTGCCGGCACTTGATCCGGCGACGGCCGAACCCTCGGCGCTTGCTGAACGGGTGGGAAGCTGCGGCATTGTCGGCATGGGCGGCGCAACCTTCCCTTCGGCCGTCAAGCTCAACCTGCGCAGCCGCCACGCGCTGCACACGCTGGTCATCAATGCCGCCGAGTGCGAGCCGTACCTGACCTGCGACGATCGCCTGATGCGGGAACGGACGGATGACGTTTTCGATGGAATTCGCATCATGGCGAAGGCATTGGGCGTCGCCAAAGTGCTCATCGCGATCGAGGGCAACAAGCCCGAGGCGCTTGCCGCATTGACCGGGGCCGCTCGCGCGACGGGCGACAAGTCGGTCGCCGTCGTCAAGGTGCCGACCCGCTATCCGATGGGTTCTGAAAAGCATCTCGTCCAGACGCTGACCGGGCTTGAAACCCCGGCTCGCGCCCTGACGGCGGATATCGGCATCGTCGTCCACAACGTCGCCACCGCCTATGCCGTTTACAAGGCCGTACGCCTTGGTGAACCGTTGATTTCGCGCATCGTCACCGTCAGCGGCAAGGCGATGGTCCGTACCGGCAATTTCGAAGTGCTGATCGGCACGCCGATTCACCACCTGATCAGCCATTGCGGCGGCCATGTTGAAGAGCCCGCACGGCTGCTGCTGGGCGGCCCGATGATGGGCCAGCCGATTTCCAGCACCCGCGCTTCCATCGTCAAGGGCAGCAACGGGGTCCTGGCGCTCGCCGAAAGCGAAGTGCCATCGGGCAAGACCATGCCCTGCATTCGCTGCACCGCCTGTGTGGTGGCCTGTCCCTGCGGGCTGGCGCCGTTCGACATGGCGCAGCGCATTCGCAATGACGAACTGGACGGCGCGGTGAAGATCGGTCTGCTCGACTGTCTTTCCTGCGGCTCCTGCGCCTGGGTCTGTCCTTCGCACGTGCCGCTTGTCCAGTATTTCAACTACGCCAAGGGCAAGCTGACGGCCGAACAACGGGCCAAGCACAAGCAGGAGGAAACCAAACGCCTGTCGCAATTCCGCGACATGCGGATGGACAAGCTGAAGAAGGCCAAGCAGGAAGCCATGGCGAAGATGATGGCTGAACGCGAGGCGAAGAAGAAAGCCGAGTTGGCTGAGGCTGCTGATGAAGCGAAGGTCACCGAATGA
- a CDS encoding RnfABCDGE type electron transport complex subunit D, whose product MSMATPLGGPFTHSGASISRTMTLVMAALLPATIFGLYQFGWPAIFLFLVTVVSAVLAEFLALRMAGKPVMPFISDGSAMLTGWLIAMSLPPWAPWWVGVLGSFIAILLAKHPFDGIGQNLFNPAMVARTVLLISFPVEMTRFVAPMPLGSADAPGFISALEITFGLGSHFDAMSSASFLGSVKTQLGQAERLPDILASGYHPFALAFGTVSGSTGETSALFLLAGGLFLLATRIISWHIPIAMIITMVALSGIFHFIDPNHFLGPVMELSSGTFIFATFFIATDYVTAPSTPLGKLIFGAGVAALTFLIRTFAAYPEGVAFSILLMNATVPIIDHTIRPRIYGRTRKGVPIQHKPK is encoded by the coding sequence ATGAGCATGGCGACACCGCTTGGCGGCCCCTTCACCCATTCCGGCGCCAGCATTTCGCGCACCATGACGCTGGTGATGGCCGCGCTTTTGCCCGCGACGATTTTCGGTCTGTATCAGTTCGGCTGGCCCGCGATTTTCCTGTTTCTGGTAACCGTCGTTTCGGCAGTACTTGCGGAATTTCTCGCGCTCAGAATGGCGGGAAAGCCGGTCATGCCGTTTATCAGCGATGGCTCGGCGATGCTGACGGGCTGGCTGATCGCCATGTCGCTGCCACCATGGGCGCCGTGGTGGGTTGGCGTGCTCGGCTCTTTCATCGCCATTCTCCTGGCAAAGCATCCCTTCGACGGCATCGGTCAGAACCTGTTCAACCCGGCCATGGTGGCGCGCACCGTGCTGCTGATCTCGTTTCCCGTCGAGATGACCCGCTTTGTCGCACCCATGCCACTCGGCTCTGCGGATGCGCCCGGCTTCATCAGCGCGCTGGAGATCACGTTCGGGCTCGGCTCGCATTTCGATGCCATGTCCAGCGCCTCGTTCCTGGGCTCGGTGAAAACCCAGCTCGGGCAGGCTGAACGCCTGCCGGATATCCTGGCAAGCGGGTATCATCCCTTCGCGCTGGCCTTTGGAACGGTGTCCGGGTCCACCGGGGAAACGTCTGCCCTGTTCCTGCTGGCCGGCGGCCTCTTCCTGCTCGCCACTCGGATCATCTCCTGGCATATCCCGATCGCGATGATCATCACGATGGTCGCGCTTTCCGGCATCTTCCACTTCATCGATCCCAACCATTTCCTCGGGCCGGTGATGGAGCTTTCCTCCGGCACCTTCATCTTCGCGACCTTCTTCATCGCGACCGATTACGTCACCGCGCCGTCGACCCCGTTGGGCAAGCTGATCTTTGGGGCAGGGGTGGCCGCACTCACCTTCCTGATCCGCACATTCGCCGCCTATCCGGAAGGGGTGGCCTTCTCCATCCTGCTGATGAATGCCACCGTGCCGATCATTGACCACACCATCCGCCCCCGCATCTATGGCCGCACCCGCAAGGGCGTGCCGATCCAGCACAAGCCGAAGTGA
- the rsxG gene encoding electron transport complex subunit RsxG: MSKTESTSRRLLKNPFKRESEASQRAERQPRKARSPWYLAGLLGAFSVVGAALLGSGFAATEEAVQNRQREDLLSSLSLVIPPAMHDNDIVADSFVLALGDGRTLTVYPAREKAVIQAVAYEVTGQGYGGAIRILMGIGADGTILGVRVLQHAETPGLGDRVEAAKSDWIEAFSGTSLTNVSASGWAVRKDGGRFDQFSGATITPRAVVKAVHEGLEFFQIHRDALTAMPMENQS, from the coding sequence ATGTCAAAGACAGAGAGCACCAGCCGGCGCCTGCTGAAAAATCCCTTCAAAAGAGAGAGCGAAGCCTCGCAGCGGGCCGAACGTCAACCGCGCAAGGCGCGCTCGCCCTGGTACCTCGCGGGGCTTCTGGGCGCCTTTTCGGTTGTCGGAGCGGCGCTGCTCGGAAGCGGGTTCGCGGCCACCGAAGAGGCGGTGCAAAACCGCCAGCGCGAGGATCTTTTGTCCTCGCTTTCGCTCGTCATTCCGCCAGCCATGCACGACAACGACATCGTTGCCGACAGCTTTGTGCTGGCGCTCGGCGATGGCCGGACCCTGACGGTCTATCCGGCGCGCGAGAAGGCGGTCATTCAGGCGGTGGCCTATGAGGTGACGGGGCAAGGCTATGGCGGGGCCATCCGTATTCTGATGGGGATCGGCGCGGACGGCACCATTCTCGGCGTTCGGGTGCTGCAGCATGCCGAAACGCCCGGCCTTGGCGACAGGGTGGAGGCCGCCAAGAGCGACTGGATCGAGGCCTTTTCCGGAACCTCGCTCACCAATGTTTCGGCAAGTGGCTGGGCGGTAAGGAAGGACGGTGGCCGCTTCGACCAGTTTTCCGGCGCGACCATCACGCCGCGCGCCGTCGTCAAGGCGGTGCACGAGGGGCTCGAGTTCTTTCAGATCCACCGCGATGCGCTGACCGCAATGCCAATGGAGAACCAGTCATGA
- a CDS encoding electron transport complex subunit E — translation MTTPYRRIIADGLWSNNVIFSQMLALCPLMAVTGTATNGLGMGLATTAVLIATGSSVAALRRIIEPEIRIPAFVLIIAVIVTLVEMAMNAWLHDLYKVLGLFIPLIVTNCAIFGRAEAFASREGVLASAVDGMMMGLGFTLALVVVGAVREILGSGTIFANASLLLGARFGFLQTTVIPDYKGFLLLVLPPGGFFVLGLLLAAKRAVERRRGQARVTGAEAPQAEIQQITL, via the coding sequence ATGACAACGCCCTATCGTCGCATCATCGCCGACGGCCTCTGGTCCAACAATGTCATCTTCTCGCAGATGCTGGCACTTTGTCCGCTGATGGCGGTGACGGGGACGGCGACCAACGGACTTGGCATGGGGCTCGCAACAACGGCGGTATTGATCGCGACCGGCAGCTCGGTGGCGGCACTGCGGAGGATCATCGAGCCGGAGATCCGCATTCCCGCCTTTGTGCTGATCATCGCCGTTATCGTTACGCTCGTCGAGATGGCGATGAACGCCTGGCTTCATGATCTCTACAAGGTGCTCGGCCTGTTCATTCCGCTGATCGTGACCAATTGCGCCATTTTCGGGCGGGCGGAGGCGTTTGCCTCCCGCGAAGGGGTGCTGGCATCTGCCGTAGACGGAATGATGATGGGCCTCGGCTTCACGCTGGCGCTTGTCGTGGTTGGCGCCGTTCGCGAAATCCTCGGCTCCGGCACGATCTTTGCCAATGCCTCGCTCCTGCTTGGCGCGCGTTTCGGCTTTCTGCAGACGACCGTCATTCCGGACTACAAGGGCTTCCTGCTGCTGGTGCTGCCGCCCGGCGGCTTCTTCGTGCTCGGTCTGCTGCTGGCGGCAAAGCGCGCGGTCGAGCGGCGGCGCGGGCAGGCGCGCGTGACTGGCGCCGAAGCGCCACAGGCCGAAATCCAGCAGATAACGCTTTGA
- a CDS encoding RnfH family protein: MNIGIAYVTPRHKVWLKMDMPDVCTVREAIERSGVLEQFPEIVLENQKVGVFGRVVRLDATLEDGDRVEIYRPITADPEQVERRDQKSDDD; the protein is encoded by the coding sequence ATGAATATCGGAATTGCCTATGTCACGCCGCGCCACAAGGTCTGGCTGAAGATGGATATGCCGGACGTCTGCACCGTGCGCGAGGCGATCGAGCGGTCGGGCGTTCTGGAACAGTTTCCCGAGATCGTTCTTGAAAACCAGAAGGTCGGTGTCTTCGGTCGGGTCGTCAGGCTCGATGCGACACTTGAAGATGGCGACCGCGTGGAGATCTACCGCCCGATCACGGCGGACCCCGAACAGGTCGAACGGCGTGATCAGAAGAGTGACGATGATTGA
- a CDS encoding ABC transporter permease, which translates to MRRGHLTTTETIALPVIGALTLIAAWQWLVPALGVPAYIVPTPLAVMQTLATERNFLFQNALPTLCEAALGFLLGNAMAIVMAVTFAYNPRLRAAYFPIVLLFNTIPVLALAPIIILIFGLGILPKVIIAALLCFFPTLVNTARGLNLATPNELELMHVLSASGWETFWRLRAPRSAPMLFASLRIAATTSVIGAIVGEWIGSNAGLGAVIIQSSFNYQADRLFAAVIVASLSGIAFFALVARVERLFHRLQPERQ; encoded by the coding sequence ATGAGACGCGGCCATCTTACGACCACAGAAACCATCGCGCTTCCCGTCATCGGGGCGCTGACACTGATCGCAGCCTGGCAATGGCTGGTGCCGGCGCTTGGCGTTCCCGCCTACATCGTTCCGACGCCGCTTGCCGTGATGCAGACGCTCGCGACCGAACGGAATTTCCTGTTTCAGAACGCACTGCCGACCTTGTGCGAAGCGGCGCTTGGCTTCCTGCTTGGCAACGCGATGGCCATCGTCATGGCCGTGACCTTTGCCTACAATCCGCGCCTGAGGGCTGCCTATTTTCCGATTGTGCTGCTCTTCAACACGATCCCGGTGCTGGCGCTCGCACCGATCATCATCCTCATCTTCGGCCTCGGCATACTGCCGAAGGTCATCATCGCCGCCCTTCTCTGCTTCTTTCCGACGCTCGTGAATACCGCGCGCGGCCTCAATCTGGCCACGCCGAACGAGCTGGAACTGATGCACGTGCTCTCGGCAAGCGGATGGGAGACCTTCTGGCGTCTGCGCGCGCCGCGCTCCGCACCGATGCTGTTCGCGTCGCTGCGCATCGCTGCCACCACTTCGGTGATCGGAGCGATCGTCGGCGAATGGATCGGCTCCAACGCCGGCTTGGGAGCCGTCATCATCCAGTCGAGCTTCAACTACCAGGCGGACAGGCTCTTTGCCGCCGTGATTGTGGCGTCCTTGTCCGGTATCGCCTTTTTCGCCCTCGTCGCCCGGGTCGAGCGCCTGTTCCACCGGCTGCAGCCCGAGCGCCAGTAG
- a CDS encoding ABC transporter ATP-binding protein — MPGAVAIEAAGLSLGYEGENGPIRVLNDLDLTIGKGEFLTILGPSGCGKSTLLRAVADLLPATGGSLSVLDRTPTEARKSREVGFVFQEATLLPWRTVQENVALPLQVGRRSVSRPVEARPEHWLELVGLSGFADRYPHELSGGQRQRVSIARALQCEPEVLLMDEPFGALDEITRDRLNDELLSIWRRTGTTILFVTHSIIEAIYLGGRVLVLAANPGRVQALIDLAPLKDENGGCRRESAAVQETAAQLRRLLQEGSGEA, encoded by the coding sequence TTGCCTGGAGCAGTAGCAATTGAAGCGGCGGGCCTGTCCCTCGGTTATGAAGGAGAGAACGGGCCGATCCGCGTCCTCAACGATCTTGATCTGACGATTGGCAAAGGTGAGTTTCTGACCATTCTCGGCCCTTCCGGCTGCGGCAAGTCCACCCTCCTCAGGGCGGTGGCGGACCTGCTGCCGGCCACGGGCGGTAGCCTGTCCGTCTTAGACCGGACGCCGACAGAGGCCCGCAAAAGCCGTGAAGTGGGCTTCGTGTTTCAGGAAGCAACCTTGCTGCCATGGCGTACCGTCCAGGAAAACGTAGCCCTGCCGCTGCAGGTCGGCCGGAGAAGCGTTTCACGACCGGTCGAGGCGAGACCCGAGCACTGGCTTGAACTGGTCGGCCTTTCGGGATTTGCCGACCGCTATCCGCACGAGCTTTCCGGCGGCCAGCGGCAGCGCGTCTCGATCGCCCGCGCGCTTCAATGCGAGCCGGAGGTATTGCTCATGGATGAACCGTTCGGCGCACTTGACGAGATCACGCGCGACCGCCTCAACGACGAACTGCTTTCCATCTGGCGCAGGACCGGCACAACCATCCTGTTCGTCACCCACAGCATTATCGAGGCGATCTATCTCGGCGGGCGCGTGCTTGTTCTGGCTGCCAATCCAGGGCGCGTTCAGGCCTTGATCGATCTTGCCCCGCTCAAGGATGAAAATGGCGGCTGTCGGCGCGAAAGCGCCGCCGTTCAGGAAACCGCAGCCCAACTGCGTCGATTGTTGCAAGAAGGAAGCGGTGAGGCATGA